In Mytilus galloprovincialis chromosome 1, xbMytGall1.hap1.1, whole genome shotgun sequence, the following are encoded in one genomic region:
- the LOC143083273 gene encoding choline dehydrogenase, mitochondrial-like — translation MLFHRRLLGFSKCIRKDICSNRGQNVIPRMLLNEWCNKQSHRGISTGKRLTDTELVIFDKDGTIICFHTMWAPWSRELAVKVQKATGLSIDDKIYKTIGFCPVSDKMLPGLFAEGTALHSKIELAKLLNSHGVPEQESMKIIENIWTEGEHKKYLKAVGNPKWVFETLIDHGIKVAVCTSDNREGTEAVLTELDLDRYISRLMCGNDHDSVPKPAPDNALRICKELNVDPLKTVMVGDTKADVQMSQNADLGLMIGVLSGVGKKEDLHGSDHVIDDIDGIFPLIMNIPEKDKNRYVHHVKENRFSDSNVIRKQKFSTYARNYPIGLSNPFSKLSSKKYSTHSGSNTYDYVIVGAGSAGCVLANRLSENKDNSVLLLEAGPKDNSWKIHMPAALMYNLYDDKYNWYYNTEPEPGTNNRVMYWPRGRVWGGSSSLNAMVYIRGNALDYDNWETLGAESWSYSDCLPYFRKAQCHQLGGNDYRGGKGPLNVSRGTSKNPLFQAFIDAGMQAGYPLTDDMNGYQQEGVGWMDMTIHYGKRWSTASAYLRPVLRRGNLTTEVEAFTKRILFEKQRAVGIEYEHNGESRKVYANKEVILSAGAINSPQLLMLSGVGNADDLRKLDIPVVQHLPGVGQNLQDHLDVRVQYELTQPISLYKYQWKYPINMITAGLQWFSTYSGDAATAHFESGGFIRSKPGVTHPDIQFHFVPTGVDDHGRKMLDRHACQMHVGTMRPTSRGHVSLKTKNFMDHPKIVANYLSTQEDIEDMRASIRLSREIFQQKAFEPFVGDEINPGKNVQSDAEIDEYVRRTADTNYHPSCTCKMGHSSDEMAVVNSQTKVFGLEGLRVVDASIMPAMISGNLNGPTIMIAEKASDIIMGNKPLLKSEVPVFRPQTLEAQR, via the exons ATGTTGTTCCACAGAAGGCTTCTCGGTTTCAGTAAATGCATCAGAAAAGACATATGCAGCAACCGGG GTCAAAATGTTATTCCTCGTATGCTATTAAATGAATGGTGCAACAAACAGTCACACAGAGGCATTTCTACTGGCAAAAGGTTAACAGATACAGAACTAGTTATATTTGACAAAGATGGAACAATTATATGTTTTCATACAATGTGGGCACCATGGTCGAGGGAACTCGCTGTAAA agtaCAAAAAGCAACTGGATTGAGCATAGATGACAAAATTTATAAGACCATTGGTTTTTGTCCCGTTTCAGACAAAATGCTCCCGGGATTGTTCGCCGAAGGAACAGCATTGCATTCTAAAATTGAACTCGCCAAACTTTTGAATAGCCATGGAGTACCAGAACAAGAATCAATGAAAATAATCGAAAATATTTGGACAGAAGGTGAACACAAGAAATATTTGAAGGCTGTTGGAAACCCAAAATGGGTATTTGAAACTTTAATCGATCATGGGATCAAGGTAGCAGTATGCACTTCTGACAACAGAGAAGGAACCGAAGCGGTTCTAACAGAACTTGACCTCGATAGATACATAAGCCGGTTGATGTGTGGAAATGACCACGACAGTGTGCCTAAACCTGCGCCTGACAATGCGCTTAGAATATGCAAGGAACTTAATGTTGATCCACTTAAGACTGTGATGGTAGGCGATACGAAAGCTGATGTACAAATGTCACAGAACGCTGATCTTGGTTTGATGATAGGTGTTTTGAGTGGTGTCGGTAAAAAAGAGGATCTACACGGTTCTGACCACGTTATTGATGATATAGATGGAATATTCCCTTTAATTATGAATATTCCAGAGAAAGACAAGAATCGATATGTTCATCATGTAAAAGAAAATCGTTTCAGTGATTCAAATGTAATAAGAAAGCAAAAATTTTCTACATATGCACGAAATTACCCAATAGGTCTTTCAAATCCTTTTTCGAAATTATCGAGTAAAAAGTACAGTACACATTCTGGTAGCAATACATATGATTATGTGATTGTCGGGGCTGGATCTGCAGGATGTGTTCTAGCAAACCGATTGTCAGAAAACAAAGATAATTCAGTACTGCTTTTAGAAGCTGGTCCCAAAGATAACTCTTGGAAAATACATATGCCAGCTGCATTAATGTACAATCTTTATGACGACAAATATAACTGGTACTACAACACAGAACCAGAGCCCGGTACTAATAACCGTGTTATGTACTGGCCTAGAGGAAGAGTTTGGGGCGGATCGTCATCTCTCAATGCAATGGTTTATATTAGAGGAAATGCATTAGATTATGATAATTGGGAAACGTTAGGAGCAGAATCCTGGTCGTATTCCGATTGTTTGCCCTATTTCCGGAAGGCTCAATGTCATCAACTTGGTGGGAATGATTACAGAGGGGGGAAGGGACCCCTGAATGTGAGTCGTGGTACATCTAAAAATCCATTATTTCAAGCGTTTATTGATGCAGGCATGCAGGCTGGATATCCTTTAACTGATGATATGAATGGGTACCAGCAAGAAGGGGTTGGTTGGATGGACATGACAATTCACTACGGTAAACGTTGGAGTACAGCTTCTGCTTATCTAAGACCGGTACTTAGGCGGGGAAACCTAACGACAGAAGTCGAGGCTTTTACAAAGaggattttatttgaaaaacaaagagCAGTTGGGATTGAATATGAACATAATGGGGAATCGAGAAAGGTTTACGCGAACAAAGAAGTCATATTAAGCGCAGGAGCTATTAATTCGCCTCAGTTGTTAATGCTTTCTGGAGTTGGAAACGCAGATGATTTGAGAAAACTTGATATACCAGTGGTCCAACATTTGCCAGGAGTGGGACAAAATCTCCAAGATCACTTAGATGTACGTGTACAATATGAATTGACACAGCCAATATCACTTTATAAATACCAATGGAAGTATCCCATTAACATGATAACTGCGGGATTACAATGGTTTTCGACTTACTCCGGGGACGCAGCTACTGCTCATTTTGAATCTGGTGGATTCATCCGCAGTAAACCAGGTGTAACACATCCAGATATTCAATTCCATTTCGTTCCCACGGGTGTGGATGATCATGGTAGAAAAATGTTGGACAGACACGCCTGTCAGATGCATGTTGGAACCATGAGACCAACTAGCCGAGGACATGtttcattgaaaacaaaaaactttatggATCATCCTAAAATTGTTGCAAATTATTTATCAACTCAGGAAGATATTGAAGACATGCGGGCATCTATAAGACTATCTCGAGAGATATTCCAACAGAAGGCATTTGAACCATTCGTCGGAGATGAAATTAACCCTGGCAAAAATGTTCAAAGTGATGCTGAGATTGACGAATACGTTAGAAGAACGGCTGATACCAACTATCATCCATCCTGTACTTGTAAAATGGGACATTCCTCAGACGAAATGGCTGTGGTTAATTCACAAACTAAAGTATTTGGTTTAGAGGGATTGCGAGTAGTAGATGCATCCATAATGCCTGCAATGATAAGCGGAAATTTAAATGGACCCACAATAATGATTGCGGAAAAAGCATCGGACATTATCATGGGAAATAAACCACTTTTAAAGTCAGAAGTACCTGTTTTTAGACCTCAAACTTTAGAAGCACAGAGATAA